The segment GTTTTCCGATTTTATTATTTATAGAGGCTAGAATTTTATTCCCCACAGGATCTAGGAGTCAAGAAACAGATATGGACAGGTATTTTTATGAAAACTGGAAATGGATCTATTCGCTGTTTGCCATGACCATAGGGATTAGCATACTGCAAAATGTTTTCTTTTCAGGCTTTACACTGTTGGATCAGGTACCATTGATGATTTATGCTGGTGTTTATCTCTTGTTTATTTTCGGGGATTTCAAAAACAAGCTCTTCCATGACGTGTTTATGGTGGCCCAGTTATTTGTGTGGTTGAGTTTTTTCTTGTTGGACAAGACCACGCTTTAAGTAGCGCTAAACGCTCTTCGCAGAACGTTTGAAAAGTTATAATCGGTAGGTGGGCTTTGTGTTTTTATGAGCCTACCAGATTCAGTCCAAAAGTCTCGTTGAATCCTGCAATGCCTTGCAATCCTCCTGTATGAAGAGCGATCACGGTTTTGCCTTCCTCGATCTTTCCTTTCTTGATCATGTCATACAGACCAAATACCATTTTGCCAGTATAGATAGGGTCGAGAGGAATGCCGTGTTGGTCATAAAACCCTTGGATGAAACTGATCAACTCTGGGTTATGCTTTGCATAGCCTCCAAATTGGTAGTCATGAATGATTTCTTGTCTCGACTGGAACTCTGGTGCGAGTAGTTGTGCCACTTCCTTCTCCAAATAGTCTTCACCCATCAATGCTGCAAACCCTAGTGCCTTTTGGTGGGGATGGAGGCCAGACGCCAACCCAGCGAGAGTACCTCCTGTACCTACAGGACAAGTGATGTAGTCAAATTCAAGGTCAATTTCATGTAGAATCTCACGGACTCCTTGTGTTGCCAGATGGTTGCTGCCCCCCTCTGGAATGATGTAGGCAGCATATTCCTGCCTGTGCATGTTGAGCCAGTGAGGGCTCGTCCTGAATAGATAATCTGCTCTGCTGACGAATAGCAATTGCATGCCATCTGCATGGGCTTTTTGCAGGGTTGGGTTTGAGTTTTCATTGAGTTCTTCCCCACGGATCACTCCTATGGATTGAAACCCAAAGCGTTTGGCCGCTGCTGCAGTAGCAGCTATGTGGTTGGAATAGGCACCGCCAAAGGTCAGTATGATTTCAGTACCTTGCTCTCTGGCTTTGATTAGGTTGTATTTGAGTTTTCTCCATTTGTTGCCAGTGATCTCAGTATCTATCAAGTCGTCTCTTTTGATATGTAAAGAAATACCTTTACTACTGAGCAATGGGTCTGAGATGGCTACAAGTGGTGTGGGATTGGAATTTTCAAACATACCCAAATCTATGAACTACGAGGCAAATTAACCAGTCATTGACTGGCATAAAACGACATTGTTAGATCAATTTATTGGCATAGGCAAATTTGATCAATCCTACGAGTGA is part of the Reichenbachiella agarivorans genome and harbors:
- a CDS encoding 1-aminocyclopropane-1-carboxylate deaminase/D-cysteine desulfhydrase, translated to MFENSNPTPLVAISDPLLSSKGISLHIKRDDLIDTEITGNKWRKLKYNLIKAREQGTEIILTFGGAYSNHIAATAAAAKRFGFQSIGVIRGEELNENSNPTLQKAHADGMQLLFVSRADYLFRTSPHWLNMHRQEYAAYIIPEGGSNHLATQGVREILHEIDLEFDYITCPVGTGGTLAGLASGLHPHQKALGFAALMGEDYLEKEVAQLLAPEFQSRQEIIHDYQFGGYAKHNPELISFIQGFYDQHGIPLDPIYTGKMVFGLYDMIKKGKIEEGKTVIALHTGGLQGIAGFNETFGLNLVGS